GTGCAGAGGCTGCTGCAGGGGCTCGAGCGCGCCTCTAAGACGAAGGTCACCGCCCTCGTCGCTAACCCTCACCTGATGGAGGGCACCACGCCCGATGTGGTAGTGGCCGGATACGAGAAGGTGAATGCCTTTTCACAAGCTTTGGGGATCCCCATCCTTTTCGTCGGAATCTCTTCTGCGCTTTATAATGAAGTGGCAACCGTATTCGATGATACAGGGGCGCTGTTATGGCCCATCGAGCGGATGGTTTTAATGCCTTGGGAAAAGAGGTGAAGCTGAATGCCGAAAGGGCGCGTAGTGATCGATGAAGAGCTGTGCAAGAGCTGTGGTCTGTGCGTTGCATCCTGTCCTACCAAGGTGCTTTCCATATCCGACAAAGTCAACAGCAAGGGATATAGACCTGCTACGCAGGCAAAAGAGGGATGCATAGCCTGCAAAATGTGCGCCACTACCTGTCCGGATGTGGCTATCACTGTCTACCGCATCGATGAATAACTTGTGGAGGTGAAACGAAGATGGGCGAGCGTGTACTGATGAAGGGCAACGAAGCCCTTGCAGAGGCGGCCATTCAAGCCGGATGCAGATATTTCTTCGGCTACCCCATAACGCCACAGAATGAGATCCCCGAATATATGTCGCGCAGGCTCCCCGAGGTCGGCGGGGTTTACCTTCAATCCGAAAGCGAGGTCGCCACGATAAACATGCTCTTCGGCGCTGCCGGGGCTGGGGTCAGAGTAATGACGTCCTCTTCGAGCCCTGGGATTTCGCTCATGTCTGAGGGGATCAGCTATATAGCGGGGGCTGAGCTTCCCTGCGTGATCATGAACGTGATGCGCGCTGGGCCTGGGCTCGGCGGCATTCTACCCGGTCAGGCAGATTATTTTCAGGCCACGCGGGGCGGCGGTCACGGCGACTACCGTCTGTTGATTTTGACGCCGGGGACCTTGCAAGAGGCCATAGACCTCGTCATGAAGGCCTTTGACCTTGCCGATCTATACCGCAACCCCGTCATGGTCTTGGTGGACGGGTTTATGGGCCAGATGATGGAAGCGGTGGAGTTCAAGGTGCCCGAGAAGCTGGAGCTTCCCGATAAGAAAGAGTGGGCCGTCGGATACAGGAAGGAGCGCGGCCGGCGAGCCATCGTTAAGACGCTATCCCTTGAGCCCGATCCCTTGGAGGAGCATAACCGTCGCCTCCAGGAGAAATACCGTAGGATCGAGAAGAACGAGGTGAGGCACGAGAGCTACATGATGGACGACGATGTGGAGCTCGTCATGGTCGCCTACGGCACCACCAGCAGGATAGTGCGCTCATCGCTAAAAGCCTTGCGCGCTGAGGGGATAAAGGCCGGCATGGTCCGCCCGATCACGGCTTGGCCGTTTCCCTATGAGCCGTTCAAAAAACTCCCCCCGAGCGTAAAGTCCGTTTTGGCGGTGGAGATGAGCTGCGGCCAGATGGTCGAAGACATAAAACTCGGCGTGGCGGAGCGCTTTCCCGTCCACTTTTACGGCCGCTGCGGAGGTAACGCCCCTTCGGTCGAAGAAGTCGTCCGCGCGGCCAAAGAGATCCTGGGGTGTTGAAGGAGGGAATGCTGCGATGAAAGAAGTCTTAATAGCCGAGCGTCCGAAGTCCATGTATAAGGTGTCTACTCACTATTGCCCCGGCTGCACGCACGGCATAGCCCATCGTCTGATAGCCGAGGTGATAGATGAGCTTGGCATACAAGACAGGGCGGTAGGGGTTGCGCCTGTCGGATGCTCTGTGCTCATCTATAACTATATAGATCTGGATTGGTACGAGGCCGCCCATGGCCGGGCTCCGGCTGTGGCCACAGCGTGCAAGAGGGCTCGCCCCGACCTCGCGGTCTTCACGTATCAGGGCGACGGGGATTTGGCGTCCATAGGCATGGCGGAGATCGTGCACGCAGCCAACAGAGGAGAGCGCATCAGCGTTATATTCATCAACAACGCCATCTATGGTATGACGGGGGGACAGATGGCCCCCACCACGTTGCTCTCCCAACGGACCAGCACGACCCCTTATGGCCGCGATCCGAAGGCGAGCGGCTACCCCATACGCGTGGCCGAGATGCTCTCGACTTTGGCCGCGCCCGGCTACATAGCCCGTGTATCCGTCGTCAAGCCGAAATACGTCATCAAGGCGAAAGAGGCCATAAAGAAGGCATTCCTGACGCAGATCGAAGACAAGGGGTTTTCTCTCGTGGAGATACTCTCCACTTGTCCGACGAACTGGGGGATGTCTCCTGTTGCGGCCACGAATTGGGTCGAAGAGCAGATGATACCGGTCTTTCCGTTGAAGGAGTTCAAGGTTCCCGAATAGGAGGTGAAGGCTCATGGGCGATTTTACCCGCACTCTCATAGCGGCAGGTTTTGGAGGGCAGGGCGTGTTAATGTTGGGGCAGCTGGTGGCTCATGCCGCCATGCGCGATGGGCACAATGTAGCCTGGATACCTTCTTATGGCCCGGAGATGCGAGGCGGCACGGCCAACTGTTGCGTCATAGTGAGCGACGAAGAGATCGGGTCTCCCTTGGTGAGCGCTACTGACATATTGGTGGCCATGAATAAGCCGTCCGTTTTGAAATTCGAACCGAAGTTGAAGAGCAACGGGCTTCTGCTATATGATAAAGATTTAGTAAGCTACGAAGACACGAGGAGCGATGTGACGGTGGTCCCCGTGCCGGCGAGCAGCATCGCGAGGGAGTTGGGAGACGCCCGCATCGCTAACATCGTGATATTGGGGGTTTTGGCTGAACTTTCCGACATAGTTACCGTCGAATCGTGCGAAGCCGTCGTCAGAGAAGTATTGGGGAAGAAAAAGGCGGCGTTGGCGGAACTGAACCTGCAGGCCTTCGCGCGCGGCAGGGAACTCGCCAAGGAGGTATACGTCAGGTAGATGGATACGTCTGAGAAGGGATGCGCCTCGCGCCTGGCATACGATGGCAAGATCGTCCGCGTGCGCATCGACCATGTGGAACTGCCCAACGGCTCGATGACGTACCGCGAGGTCGTAGAACACGCGACCGCCGTGGCTATCGCCGCGGAGACCGAGGACGGGAAGATCCTGCTCATACGCCAATTCCGTTATCCTGTGGGCAAAGAGATTATAGAGGTGCCTGCCGGCATTGTGGAGGACGAGGAAGATCTGGTCGCCGCCGCTAAGAGGGAGCTCAGGGAGGAGACCGGTTTCGACGCCAAAGAGGTCCGCGAGATATGCCGCTTCTATACATCCCCGGGTTTTTCGAACGAGCTCATCGTCCTCTACCATGCCAAAGACATCTTCCCTTCGTCCCTTCCGGGAGATGACGACGAGTTCATAAACCTGATGCCCACGGGCAAGAAAGAATGCCTCAGGTTGATCGAAAGCGGTGC
This genomic window from Acetomicrobium sp. S15 = DSM 107314 contains:
- a CDS encoding 4Fe-4S dicluster domain-containing protein; this translates as MPKGRVVIDEELCKSCGLCVASCPTKVLSISDKVNSKGYRPATQAKEGCIACKMCATTCPDVAITVYRIDE
- a CDS encoding thiamine pyrophosphate-dependent enzyme → MKEVLIAERPKSMYKVSTHYCPGCTHGIAHRLIAEVIDELGIQDRAVGVAPVGCSVLIYNYIDLDWYEAAHGRAPAVATACKRARPDLAVFTYQGDGDLASIGMAEIVHAANRGERISVIFINNAIYGMTGGQMAPTTLLSQRTSTTPYGRDPKASGYPIRVAEMLSTLAAPGYIARVSVVKPKYVIKAKEAIKKAFLTQIEDKGFSLVEILSTCPTNWGMSPVAATNWVEEQMIPVFPLKEFKVPE
- a CDS encoding 2-oxoacid:acceptor oxidoreductase family protein, which codes for MGDFTRTLIAAGFGGQGVLMLGQLVAHAAMRDGHNVAWIPSYGPEMRGGTANCCVIVSDEEIGSPLVSATDILVAMNKPSVLKFEPKLKSNGLLLYDKDLVSYEDTRSDVTVVPVPASSIARELGDARIANIVILGVLAELSDIVTVESCEAVVREVLGKKKAALAELNLQAFARGRELAKEVYVR
- a CDS encoding 3-methyl-2-oxobutanoate dehydrogenase subunit VorB, translated to MGERVLMKGNEALAEAAIQAGCRYFFGYPITPQNEIPEYMSRRLPEVGGVYLQSESEVATINMLFGAAGAGVRVMTSSSSPGISLMSEGISYIAGAELPCVIMNVMRAGPGLGGILPGQADYFQATRGGGHGDYRLLILTPGTLQEAIDLVMKAFDLADLYRNPVMVLVDGFMGQMMEAVEFKVPEKLELPDKKEWAVGYRKERGRRAIVKTLSLEPDPLEEHNRRLQEKYRRIEKNEVRHESYMMDDDVELVMVAYGTTSRIVRSSLKALRAEGIKAGMVRPITAWPFPYEPFKKLPPSVKSVLAVEMSCGQMVEDIKLGVAERFPVHFYGRCGGNAPSVEEVVRAAKEILGC
- a CDS encoding NUDIX hydrolase, whose product is MDTSEKGCASRLAYDGKIVRVRIDHVELPNGSMTYREVVEHATAVAIAAETEDGKILLIRQFRYPVGKEIIEVPAGIVEDEEDLVAAAKRELREETGFDAKEVREICRFYTSPGFSNELIVLYHAKDIFPSSLPGDDDEFINLMPTGKKECLRLIESGAIEDAKTLVALLTLLR